A DNA window from Castanea sativa cultivar Marrone di Chiusa Pesio chromosome 7, ASM4071231v1 contains the following coding sequences:
- the LOC142642888 gene encoding protein EXORDIUM-like 2, whose protein sequence is MASYYHFAILYLCCCSITVVPTGARKLTALVEQQPLILKYHHGALLKGNITVNLIWYGQFTPIQRSIIVDFIQSLSAPRAPLPSVSTWWKTTDKYKVGSSQLVVGKQILHEAYTLGKSLKTRHLVALTNKVNGLKSINVVLTAKDVAVDGFCMSRCGTHGSTRVIQGKRVTRSAYVWVGNSETQCPGQCAWPFHQPIYGPQTPPLVSPNGDVGVDGMIINLATVLAGTVTNPFNNGYFQGPATAPLEAVSACTGIFGSGAYPGDPGRVLVEKTSGASYNANGVNGRKYLLPAMWDPQTSACKTLV, encoded by the coding sequence ATGGCTTCTTATTACCACTTTGCCATCCTCTATCTTTGCTGCTGTTCCATTACCGTAGTCCCCACTGGTGCTAGAAAGCTCACGGCTCTCGTTGAACAACAGCCGTTGATTCTCAAGTATCACCACGGGGCTCTCTTGAAGGGCAACATCACCGTCAATTTGATCTGGTACGGCCAGTTCACTCCAATCCAACGGTCCATAATCGTCGATTTCATCCAATCCCTCAGCGCTCCTCGGGCCCCACTTCCCTCAGTGTCCACGTGGTGGAAAACCACGGACAAGTACAAGGTGGGTTCTTCTCAGCTCGTCGTAGGGAAGCAAATCCTCCACGAAGCTTATACCTTAGGCAAGTCACTCAAAACGAGGCACTTGGTGGCTTTGACTAACAAAGTTAACGGACTGAAGTCGATTAACGTTGTTTTGACGGCTAAGGATGTTGCCGTTGATGGGTTCTGTATGAGCAGGTGTGGGACCCACGGGTCGACTCGGGTGATTCAGGGGAAGAGGGTGACTCGTTCGGCTTATGTTTGGGTTGGTAACTCGGAGACTCAGTGTCCGGGTCAATGCGCTTGGCCCTTTCACCAGCCCATTTACGGCCCACAAACTCCGCCTTTAGTTTCGCCTAACGGAGACGTCGGAGTTGACGGAATGATCATCAACTTGGCTACCGTTTTGGCTGGCACCGTCACGAATCCGTTTAACAACGGGTATTTCCAAGGCCCGGCAACGGCGCCGTTAGAGGCTGTTTCGGCTTGCACTGGGATATTCGGGTCGGGTGCGTACCCGGGTGATCCGGGTCGGGTGTTGGTGGAAAAGACATCCGGGGCGAGCTACAATGCGAACGGAGTGAATGGGAGGAAGTACTTGTTGCCAGCTATGTGGGACCCGCAAACCTCTGCATGTAAGACGCTCGTGTAA